From a single Fusobacterium ulcerans ATCC 49185 genomic region:
- a CDS encoding autotransporter-associated N-terminal domain-containing protein — translation MRKNDIEKSLKRFLKRKVSYSLSLLIAFMITGGISLGAGITAEEIQETKSDLLTRIQTEREEIKRKIAENERLIKEYNSDFVELVRKGDFYSKPLFNSTQVFLSYQYLDSGKMKDRTNKEFSETIDAINKHYGTKTGRSLLRSTGNIGKDKIMSGNGVAVDNESFSETINLGANIKPLNPELPVIEPNINVSASTPTVNLGTLPGTVVPGVVTIPTVMTPTLVLPGTPATVSVNVSTPSAISAISVTAPAVTTPTTPNDKIITVAPPIAPAGFTPAIITTPSKPGAPQVVVPQDFTPPVISFNGTGFGQGAAIDMPKSNIIMQNYDSYTTSAPVIITTGNTGTTWTGGTVTAVTSPNGSTYPTTAGTYYLTPGSTGTRLNAFINELRDHNANIGGEYVMKDTGGLNNTKIFLSHNPAGVGGIGGSYQGINSPGERRAVFSGKLELQGIAATNNTNVLVGVEHQLWNSNCHIGAYSVFENRGEILLSNGNNIIGIMIDTETSPQANSARHKTINTGKIIINSQNSIGIDFGNYVNNYLLVDVSVGNIEVNGEKNYGLRMNDIHGNTYFDNGVTITSGLDSSNAATKITVGGKNNVGVSITKFLSSTANVNPIANISNLNIEVTGENVVGFLRNANYSTNNVNDMLLNSATIGTFSFGAGAKNSVLVRSDKYGIQINKDISSTLGSTGNVFAQATKTGKIINNAVLNSALGGFTGLLSSGTTGASVENKGTVQITGTGNNNVGMAVLDTSTGSNSGTIKVLGTGNNKSGIYNTGTFTISNGSNIEVSGEASSGIYNENTVNISGTVALKGADGTTGIYSDGGTITSTSGNNLSIIIDDTSNPATKGLAVYAEGGANVTLGAAKIEVKNGAAGVAAFGAATSISLIGSELKYSGEGYAAYSDGNGTINLSNANLELSGKATGVELDLLAPKIILNNTKITMMSNDATVANLKNATGLLSNSLKATVETNLGAGVTIVDGTSGLTTFDKYKIATVDGGDLTIDANMDKYSQNDTTDGYFYSRRFLGQRLDLTVDTGVTVTSSTDTAYATSYFNNQVVGLEMNSSKAATSAADAQINLKTGSKVIADRTDAGAGAIGLYMNFGKVDIAAGAVVEVEKEANVVNESGVGVYAVNGSTVTNAGEISVAGKNAIGILGMTYREQPMGTPLVDEFGSGGIFANQGKIEITNNQDIKLDGTGTIGIYAYNNSGGANTNSKVTNAGTIEVGESTSTNAAIGIYGDKSFIANNGNIKTGKEGIGIYGIKGSTISSLGTLTLGADGIGVMADGTSSITATSVTLAAGAGTDVNGKTGIFYKGIGSELQSINVAVDASAFDKGTAIFVEKMNLSSGGQIDVGKDGVGIFLKGNTSANTATNTGTINLTGTKTGAVGMYTKLGKIINTGTINVNNSTHIGMYAEGTGNTVANGNIINLNVNNSTGIFVKDGAKTELNIGNNINFISGVTNSLGVFADEATVEFKDNMSFINSNENKNIYVYGKDAAVEIDAGKTVTIDGMGTPATAGNKTVGIYLENAGTGSTFTSNTTGQLIVQKEAVGIYSKGNNTLNVNVTADGEKTTGVFIEDGSTITGTVTARGASGVGAVGVYGSRGAVTIGAVGLTLNTDTDKGTGMYLADGAYATGGKITVSNTAAVDNIGVYYSKGTASGTVTNGSEIELAGNKSIGIYAADGINLVNTKNITSTGLNNNIASYVGGSSTLTSNGNIIMTGTDNIGVYTGKGSGINNGTINLTGAAGTSSAGMVAKADAASDTASVENKNIITVGNNLGMYVAGAGTSSGKNTGTITATTGTGVYVDGGGNSFDGTGGSITSNAVGIYLKDTDANKITAGTLNISSGGVGVFGENAKIDFAVNVAGTGAVGVAAKNGSVISGNITTGQDSVGAYVLDNTVSFNGSVITTGTNSLNTSIGVLLANGIGTYTMNNVTVNAKNGVGIYLGTGANLTHNGTVTTENGIGIYVANGTTLTTGTTVLNVKNGGTGVYIDQGTANLGTTGSLTFNFSSGGGIGIYNNGGTMNIGSNISVTGSGSLAATKDGSLTSSGTLNIGTGAVGLLGEYGAATTTPKVITNTASGIINATGGGIGLAAIKSGAGPGAVVTITNAGTISASGKSIGDDPSIGIYTDTANVVNTGTINVGTNGIGIYAVFNGVGITVQNDDIKMNGSDGIGVYLKDGAGLVSGNSITGTGSNNTGLVLENTAVPASVGTISLGGNSIGVMATGTATTGTINGNISVGAGNNSIGLVSANGANVTLGAGSTVTTGANGIGVYVNTASTAVINDVSKISVGTEGVYLYSNGGNLSFAGNLTVNNQIGIAANGGTVTTLGATSITVTNGGIGAYIKGSVPTLTGTTINLQSGTASKYSMGIYYDGVAGIGTAPVINQTGNYTIGMVLNGSSGIASGVSITGQNQVGIMAQNGSGITAGGIVSVLGDKNIGIYGENSNIIANSGISVGNSTYTTDKSSSSIGIFMKGGIYTGSGNITAGDNSIGIYGDQMAGGSITHLGIGNVMNLGDKAIGFYGTGTSGNMEASFTGGTGTTGGNGTIAFYGKGIDMKVTSDISLGNDTSVGIVSHGTGDVIYNGAISVGDKSIGIYKVDGAGIMTTSADSWNIGKGGYGIYVNQSGALEAVVNNNASMVLDTSAVGIFSNGKNKIYNSGNITVGATDLGVSGDHSKTDEHLNSVGMYLAGGSIAENTGIITVNHDHSVGVYVTGTGSYFTNKGTGVLNLDGGGVGILVKDGGIALNEGTITLGTNLAICGAETVGMAAFNGGTILNTGTINVNAGIGMLVEHGGTLNNTGVLNVTGGVGIQGAGTVINKGTINVSGSGTESNLGGASGTANIGAVKIESDGTITINDQYVAIGGTLNAAGAIVVNGAYVDATTGVPMFNASNVTGEVRLLSNFASTGNGISYLFQNFVNTAAGTISGSKLSTKTSPLFVAKITTDGHLAVAKRPYADLTIGEQFDAMDKGLDNILKNSGGSGRDAEILKGLNEYLDGLPSDQFERETSQKLSEFRGDIYATIQGRMQDINQAFDNSFYELESSYNLTKDSSKYSVIYTDGKYRDSTLGIDEYDYKVMGLLYMKEKEGAEYGSKYGYTIGFAGSKFDFDDGGSKEDVYSLRVGAHRVKNLSEEHKVSWLSRIELGYNRHIAKRKLNLHETFENKGEYNTYSVALDNRLTKVIYTDLSRQLDVYADLDLEYGKIDDFKESAGSKGGLEVQIKDNDYLSAQAGAGVKASQRIYAGNDISVKVTADVKYAYEFGDNYDGNKARLKNGEEGYYSLITPEEREGKLSGKIGLTIEKANHMGVTFEVEAADENHKKDSSIKYGVRFNYKF, via the coding sequence ATGAGAAAGAACGACATTGAAAAATCTCTAAAGAGATTTTTGAAAAGAAAGGTCAGTTATTCTCTTTCGCTTTTGATAGCCTTCATGATAACAGGAGGAATATCTTTAGGTGCAGGAATAACAGCAGAGGAAATACAGGAAACTAAAAGCGATCTTTTAACTAGAATACAAACAGAGCGGGAAGAAATAAAAAGAAAAATAGCAGAAAATGAAAGATTAATAAAAGAATATAATTCAGATTTTGTGGAACTTGTAAGGAAAGGAGATTTTTATTCAAAACCTCTATTCAACAGTACACAAGTATTTCTTTCATATCAATACTTAGATAGTGGAAAAATGAAAGATAGAACAAATAAAGAATTTTCTGAAACTATAGATGCAATCAACAAGCATTATGGAACAAAAACTGGAAGAAGTCTTCTTAGATCTACAGGAAATATTGGAAAAGATAAAATAATGTCTGGAAATGGAGTAGCTGTTGATAATGAAAGCTTTAGTGAAACAATTAATTTAGGAGCAAATATAAAGCCATTAAATCCTGAATTGCCAGTAATAGAACCTAATATAAATGTAAGCGCATCAACACCAACAGTAAATCTGGGAACATTACCAGGAACAGTAGTTCCAGGAGTAGTGACTATCCCTACTGTAATGACTCCTACATTGGTACTGCCAGGAACACCAGCAACAGTAAGTGTAAATGTAAGTACACCAAGTGCAATATCAGCAATATCAGTGACAGCACCAGCAGTAACAACACCAACAACGCCAAATGATAAAATAATAACAGTTGCTCCACCAATAGCACCAGCAGGGTTTACTCCAGCAATAATAACAACACCAAGTAAGCCAGGAGCACCACAAGTAGTAGTTCCACAAGATTTTACTCCACCAGTAATATCATTTAATGGAACTGGTTTTGGTCAAGGAGCAGCTATAGATATGCCTAAGAGTAATATCATTATGCAGAATTATGATAGTTATACTACAAGTGCTCCTGTGATAATAACAACAGGGAATACGGGAACAACTTGGACAGGAGGAACAGTAACAGCAGTAACAAGTCCTAATGGTTCTACTTATCCTACAACAGCAGGAACATATTATTTAACTCCTGGATCTACTGGAACACGTTTAAATGCATTTATTAATGAACTTAGAGATCATAATGCTAATATTGGTGGAGAATATGTAATGAAAGATACAGGTGGACTAAACAATACTAAGATATTCTTAAGTCATAATCCTGCAGGAGTTGGTGGAATAGGAGGATCATACCAAGGGATTAATTCTCCTGGAGAGAGAAGAGCTGTATTTTCTGGAAAATTAGAGTTACAAGGAATTGCAGCTACAAATAATACTAACGTTCTAGTTGGAGTAGAGCATCAATTATGGAATTCAAATTGTCATATAGGAGCATATTCTGTATTTGAAAATAGAGGAGAAATATTATTATCTAATGGAAATAATATAATTGGAATAATGATTGATACTGAAACTTCTCCACAAGCTAATTCAGCAAGACATAAAACAATTAATACAGGGAAAATAATTATCAATAGCCAAAACAGTATAGGTATTGATTTTGGTAATTATGTTAATAACTATTTGTTAGTGGATGTTTCTGTAGGAAATATTGAAGTTAATGGGGAAAAGAACTATGGTTTAAGAATGAATGATATTCATGGAAATACATATTTTGATAATGGAGTTACAATAACTTCAGGTTTAGACTCAAGTAATGCTGCAACAAAAATTACTGTTGGAGGAAAAAATAATGTAGGGGTATCTATTACAAAATTTTTATCAAGTACAGCAAATGTTAATCCAATAGCTAATATTTCAAATTTAAATATAGAAGTTACTGGAGAAAATGTTGTAGGATTCCTGAGAAATGCTAATTATTCTACAAATAATGTTAATGATATGCTCTTAAACAGTGCAACTATAGGTACATTTAGTTTTGGAGCTGGGGCTAAAAATAGTGTTCTTGTAAGAAGTGATAAGTATGGAATTCAAATAAATAAAGATATAAGTTCTACATTAGGTTCTACAGGAAATGTATTTGCTCAGGCAACTAAAACTGGAAAAATAATAAATAATGCAGTATTAAACAGCGCTTTAGGAGGTTTTACTGGACTTCTTTCAAGTGGGACTACAGGGGCTTCTGTAGAAAATAAGGGAACTGTACAAATAACAGGAACTGGAAACAATAATGTAGGAATGGCAGTATTAGATACTTCTACTGGAAGTAATAGTGGAACTATAAAGGTTCTTGGAACAGGAAATAATAAATCAGGAATATATAATACTGGAACATTTACTATTTCTAATGGAAGCAATATAGAAGTTTCTGGTGAAGCTTCTTCAGGAATATATAATGAAAATACAGTGAATATAAGTGGAACTGTTGCTTTAAAAGGGGCAGATGGAACAACAGGAATATACAGTGATGGTGGAACAATAACATCAACATCTGGAAACAACTTAAGTATCATAATAGATGATACATCAAATCCAGCAACAAAAGGATTAGCTGTATATGCAGAAGGTGGAGCGAATGTAACTCTTGGAGCTGCTAAAATAGAAGTAAAAAATGGAGCAGCTGGAGTAGCAGCTTTTGGAGCAGCAACAAGTATCAGCCTGATAGGTTCAGAATTGAAATATTCTGGAGAGGGATATGCAGCATATTCAGATGGAAATGGAACAATCAACTTGAGTAATGCTAACTTAGAACTTTCAGGAAAAGCAACAGGAGTAGAACTTGATCTGCTTGCTCCAAAGATAATTTTAAATAACACAAAAATAACAATGATGTCAAATGATGCTACAGTGGCAAATCTAAAAAATGCTACTGGTCTTCTTTCTAATAGTTTAAAGGCTACAGTTGAAACAAATTTAGGAGCAGGAGTAACAATAGTAGATGGAACTTCTGGATTAACTACATTTGATAAATATAAGATAGCAACAGTAGATGGAGGTGATTTGACTATTGATGCCAATATGGATAAGTATAGTCAAAATGATACTACTGATGGATATTTCTATTCTAGAAGATTTCTAGGACAAAGACTTGATTTGACAGTTGATACAGGAGTTACAGTAACAAGTTCAACTGATACAGCATACGCTACTTCATACTTCAACAATCAAGTAGTAGGACTGGAGATGAACTCAAGTAAAGCAGCAACAAGTGCAGCAGATGCACAAATAAATTTAAAAACAGGTTCTAAAGTCATAGCTGACAGAACAGATGCAGGAGCTGGAGCAATAGGGCTATACATGAACTTTGGTAAAGTGGATATTGCAGCAGGTGCAGTAGTAGAGGTAGAAAAAGAAGCAAATGTTGTAAATGAAAGTGGAGTAGGAGTTTATGCAGTAAATGGAAGCACTGTAACAAATGCTGGTGAGATCAGTGTAGCAGGAAAAAATGCCATAGGAATATTAGGAATGACATATAGAGAACAGCCTATGGGAACTCCTCTTGTAGATGAGTTTGGAAGTGGGGGAATTTTTGCAAATCAAGGAAAAATAGAGATTACTAATAATCAGGATATTAAACTTGATGGAACAGGAACTATAGGTATTTATGCATATAATAACAGTGGAGGAGCAAATACAAATTCCAAAGTAACAAATGCTGGAACAATAGAGGTAGGAGAATCTACATCTACAAATGCAGCTATAGGAATCTATGGAGATAAATCCTTTATTGCCAATAATGGAAATATTAAAACAGGAAAAGAAGGAATTGGAATATATGGAATTAAAGGTTCAACTATCAGCAGTCTTGGAACTCTTACATTAGGAGCAGATGGAATTGGAGTAATGGCTGATGGAACATCAAGTATCACAGCTACATCAGTTACTCTTGCAGCAGGAGCAGGAACAGATGTGAATGGTAAAACTGGTATATTTTACAAGGGAATAGGTTCAGAGTTACAAAGCATAAATGTAGCTGTAGATGCTTCAGCTTTTGATAAAGGAACAGCTATATTTGTAGAAAAGATGAACCTGTCATCTGGAGGACAGATAGATGTAGGAAAAGATGGAGTAGGTATCTTCCTGAAAGGGAATACAAGCGCTAATACAGCAACTAACACAGGAACTATTAATCTGACAGGAACAAAAACTGGCGCTGTAGGTATGTATACAAAGTTAGGGAAAATAATTAATACAGGAACTATCAATGTAAATAATTCTACTCATATAGGAATGTACGCTGAAGGAACTGGCAACACAGTTGCCAATGGAAATATAATAAATCTTAATGTGAATAACTCTACAGGTATCTTTGTTAAAGATGGTGCAAAGACAGAGCTAAACATTGGAAATAATATTAATTTCATATCAGGAGTAACAAATAGTCTGGGAGTATTTGCAGATGAAGCTACTGTTGAATTTAAAGATAATATGTCATTTATAAATAGCAATGAAAATAAGAACATCTATGTTTATGGGAAAGATGCAGCAGTTGAAATAGATGCAGGTAAAACTGTAACAATAGATGGAATGGGAACTCCAGCAACAGCAGGAAATAAAACTGTAGGAATTTATCTTGAAAATGCTGGTACAGGAAGTACATTTACAAGCAATACAACAGGACAGCTTATTGTCCAGAAAGAAGCAGTAGGTATCTATTCAAAAGGAAATAATACTTTAAATGTAAATGTAACAGCTGATGGAGAAAAAACTACAGGAGTATTTATTGAGGATGGATCAACTATAACAGGAACTGTAACTGCCAGAGGCGCATCAGGAGTAGGAGCAGTAGGAGTATATGGAAGTAGAGGAGCTGTAACAATAGGTGCTGTAGGACTAACTCTTAATACAGATACAGATAAAGGAACAGGAATGTATCTTGCTGATGGCGCTTATGCAACTGGAGGTAAAATCACTGTAAGTAATACAGCTGCAGTTGATAATATAGGAGTATACTACAGTAAAGGAACAGCTTCAGGAACTGTAACAAATGGATCTGAAATTGAGCTTGCAGGAAATAAAAGTATAGGAATATATGCAGCAGATGGGATAAATCTTGTAAATACTAAAAATATAACATCTACAGGATTAAATAATAATATAGCTTCATATGTAGGAGGAAGCTCAACACTGACTTCAAATGGAAATATAATTATGACAGGAACAGACAACATAGGTGTATATACAGGAAAAGGAAGTGGAATAAATAATGGAACTATTAACTTAACTGGAGCAGCAGGAACATCCTCAGCAGGAATGGTAGCTAAAGCTGATGCAGCATCAGATACAGCTTCAGTAGAAAATAAGAATATAATAACTGTAGGAAATAATCTTGGAATGTATGTAGCAGGTGCTGGAACAAGTTCAGGAAAGAATACAGGAACAATAACAGCAACAACAGGAACAGGAGTATATGTAGATGGTGGAGGAAACAGCTTTGATGGAACTGGAGGAAGTATCACATCAAATGCAGTAGGAATCTATTTAAAAGATACAGATGCTAATAAAATAACTGCTGGTACTTTGAATATAAGTTCAGGAGGAGTAGGAGTATTTGGTGAGAATGCTAAGATAGATTTTGCAGTAAATGTAGCAGGAACAGGAGCAGTAGGAGTTGCAGCTAAAAATGGTTCGGTAATATCAGGAAATATAACAACTGGACAGGATTCTGTTGGAGCATATGTACTGGATAATACAGTTTCATTTAATGGATCTGTAATTACAACTGGTACTAACTCATTAAATACATCAATAGGAGTACTTCTGGCAAATGGAATAGGAACATATACTATGAACAATGTAACTGTAAATGCTAAAAATGGAGTAGGAATCTATCTGGGAACAGGAGCTAATCTTACACACAATGGTACAGTTACTACTGAAAATGGAATAGGTATCTATGTAGCAAATGGAACTACTCTTACAACAGGGACAACTGTTTTGAATGTAAAAAATGGTGGAACAGGTGTATATATAGATCAGGGAACAGCTAATCTTGGAACAACAGGAAGCCTTACATTTAACTTCTCATCAGGAGGAGGAATAGGAATATACAATAATGGTGGAACAATGAATATTGGAAGCAATATCAGTGTTACAGGATCAGGTTCTCTTGCAGCTACAAAAGATGGAAGCCTTACATCAAGTGGAACATTAAATATTGGAACAGGAGCAGTAGGACTTTTAGGAGAATATGGAGCAGCTACAACTACTCCTAAAGTAATAACAAATACAGCTTCAGGAATTATCAATGCTACTGGTGGAGGAATAGGACTTGCAGCTATAAAATCAGGAGCAGGGCCAGGAGCTGTAGTGACAATAACAAATGCAGGAACTATCAGCGCATCTGGAAAATCTATTGGAGATGACCCATCAATAGGAATATATACAGATACAGCAAATGTAGTAAATACTGGAACTATTAATGTAGGAACAAATGGAATAGGAATATACGCAGTATTTAATGGAGTAGGTATTACAGTCCAAAATGATGATATAAAGATGAATGGAAGTGATGGAATAGGAGTTTATCTGAAAGATGGAGCAGGTCTTGTATCAGGAAACAGCATTACAGGAACAGGTTCAAATAATACAGGACTTGTACTTGAAAATACAGCTGTACCAGCTTCAGTAGGAACTATCTCACTTGGAGGAAACAGTATTGGAGTAATGGCTACAGGAACAGCTACAACAGGAACAATCAATGGAAATATATCAGTAGGCGCTGGAAATAACTCAATAGGTCTTGTATCAGCAAATGGAGCTAATGTAACACTTGGCGCAGGGTCTACAGTTACAACAGGAGCTAATGGAATAGGAGTATATGTAAATACAGCATCAACAGCGGTAATAAATGATGTTTCCAAAATAAGTGTAGGGACTGAAGGAGTTTATCTTTATTCAAATGGAGGTAATTTATCATTTGCTGGAAATCTTACTGTGAATAATCAAATAGGTATAGCTGCTAATGGAGGAACTGTAACAACACTTGGAGCGACATCAATTACAGTAACAAATGGTGGAATAGGAGCATATATCAAAGGTTCTGTACCAACACTGACAGGAACTACTATTAATCTACAAAGTGGAACAGCTTCAAAATATTCAATGGGTATCTATTATGATGGGGTAGCTGGAATAGGAACAGCTCCAGTTATTAATCAAACAGGAAATTATACAATAGGAATGGTATTGAATGGTTCATCAGGTATAGCCAGTGGAGTAAGTATTACAGGACAAAATCAAGTAGGAATTATGGCACAGAATGGTTCTGGAATTACTGCTGGTGGAATAGTGTCAGTATTGGGAGATAAAAACATAGGAATTTATGGAGAAAATAGTAATATCATAGCAAATTCGGGAATTTCTGTAGGAAATTCTACATATACAACTGATAAGAGTAGTTCATCTATAGGAATCTTTATGAAAGGCGGTATATATACAGGAAGTGGGAATATTACTGCAGGAGATAACAGTATAGGGATCTATGGAGATCAGATGGCAGGAGGAAGCATAACACATCTGGGAATAGGAAATGTTATGAATCTTGGAGATAAAGCTATTGGATTCTATGGCACAGGAACATCTGGAAATATGGAAGCATCATTTACAGGTGGAACAGGAACAACTGGAGGAAACGGAACAATTGCTTTTTATGGTAAGGGAATTGATATGAAAGTTACTTCAGATATATCTCTTGGAAATGATACATCAGTAGGAATTGTAAGCCATGGAACTGGAGATGTAATATATAATGGAGCTATAAGTGTAGGAGATAAGTCTATTGGTATTTATAAAGTTGATGGAGCAGGAATAATGACAACATCAGCAGACAGCTGGAATATAGGAAAAGGTGGATATGGTATTTATGTAAACCAGTCAGGAGCATTGGAAGCAGTAGTAAATAATAATGCTAGCATGGTACTTGATACATCAGCAGTTGGAATTTTCTCTAATGGAAAGAATAAAATATATAATTCTGGAAATATAACAGTAGGCGCTACTGATTTAGGAGTATCAGGAGATCACAGTAAAACTGATGAGCATTTAAACTCTGTTGGAATGTATCTGGCAGGAGGAAGTATTGCAGAAAATACAGGAATAATCACTGTTAATCATGATCATTCAGTAGGGGTTTATGTAACAGGTACAGGAAGCTACTTTACAAATAAAGGTACTGGAGTACTGAACCTTGATGGTGGCGGAGTAGGAATACTTGTAAAAGATGGAGGAATAGCATTAAATGAAGGAACTATTACTCTTGGAACTAATCTGGCAATATGTGGAGCAGAAACTGTAGGAATGGCAGCATTTAATGGAGGGACAATTCTTAATACAGGAACTATCAATGTAAATGCTGGAATTGGAATGCTGGTGGAACATGGAGGAACCCTTAACAATACAGGAGTACTTAATGTAACTGGTGGAGTAGGAATACAAGGTGCAGGAACAGTTATCAATAAAGGAACTATCAATGTATCAGGAAGTGGAACAGAATCAAATCTTGGTGGAGCATCTGGAACAGCTAATATTGGAGCTGTAAAAATAGAATCTGATGGAACTATTACAATTAATGATCAGTATGTAGCTATTGGAGGAACATTAAATGCAGCAGGTGCTATTGTTGTAAATGGAGCTTATGTAGATGCAACAACAGGAGTACCTATGTTCAATGCTTCAAATGTAACTGGAGAAGTAAGACTGCTGTCTAACTTTGCATCTACAGGAAATGGAATTTCATATCTATTCCAAAACTTTGTAAATACAGCAGCAGGAACTATATCAGGTTCAAAACTATCTACAAAGACATCACCATTATTTGTAGCGAAGATAACAACAGATGGACATTTAGCAGTGGCAAAAAGACCATATGCTGATCTGACAATAGGAGAACAGTTTGATGCTATGGATAAGGGACTTGACAATATACTTAAAAATAGTGGTGGAAGTGGAAGAGATGCTGAAATACTAAAAGGTTTAAATGAATATTTAGATGGATTACCATCAGATCAATTTGAAAGAGAAACATCACAAAAACTTTCAGAGTTCAGAGGGGATATTTATGCAACTATTCAAGGCAGAATGCAGGATATCAATCAGGCTTTTGATAACTCTTTCTATGAACTTGAATCTTCATATAATCTGACTAAAGACAGCAGTAAATACAGTGTGATCTATACTGATGGAAAATATAGAGATTCTACATTAGGAATAGATGAATATGATTACAAGGTAATGGGACTTCTATATATGAAAGAAAAAGAAGGAGCAGAGTATGGAAGCAAATATGGATATACAATAGGATTTGCAGGATCAAAGTTTGACTTTGATGATGGTGGATCAAAAGAGGATGTATATTCACTAAGAGTAGGAGCACACAGAGTTAAAAATCTAAGTGAGGAACATAAAGTATCATGGCTGTCAAGAATAGAGCTTGGATACAATAGACATATTGCTAAGAGAAAACTTAACCTTCATGAAACATTTGAAAATAAGGGAGAGTATAATACATACTCTGTAGCACTTGATAACAGACTTACAAAAGTTATCTATACAGACTTGTCTAGACAGTTGGATGTATATGCTGATTTAGATTTGGAATATGGAAAAATAGATGACTTTAAAGAAAGCGCAGGAAGCAAAGGCGGACTTGAAGTACAGATTAAAGATAATGACTACTTAAGCGCACAGGCTGGAGCAGGAGTGAAGGCATCCCAAAGAATCTATGCAGGAAATGACATCTCAGTAAAAGTAACAGCAGATGTGAAATATGCATATGAATTTGGAGATAACTATGATGGAAACAAAGCAAGACTTAAAAATGGAGAAGAGGGATATTACAGTCTGATAACTCCAGAGGAAAGAGAAGGAAAACTGAGTGGAAAAATTGGACTTACAATAGAAAAGGCTAACCACATGGGAGTAACATTTGAAGTGGAGGCAGCAGATGAAAATCATAAAAAAGATTCATCAATTAAGTATGGAGTAAGATTCAATTACAAATTCTAA